GGAGGCAAAACAGCCTatgtttaccattgcttacgccttgggcataggcaacctcggtcctgtgtggtgttagatgtgttgccagcccgcaggggctaccttggcgacggCGTAATAGGAGCTATGGCTTGTTCTGAACGAAGAGACGATTGAGCTTTTCTCCGCGCTGTTAAGAATGCATAATATGAGATGCCTACAATATTTCCGTTTGAAAGACCTTACTTATTCCGTACGACATGCCTTTGCGGTATTGGGCAAGCATTTCAGTTCAATTATGAAGGTGAATTTGGTAACAAAATGATAGAATATTACTGTACAACGAGCCACCAGAGAAAAAGGTTTTATTGCATCAAAACACTGATTAAACTTCTGAAAGTCTTTCAGTAGAATGGATGCTGTTGTCTGACGTTCACATTATGGTGTCCTCGATTGGTGTCGGTAATGCTATGTATTTTTGTAGAAGTACGATGTTATATTCTATTTCCTTTAACAGCTGATCATTACGTTATTTTACGTGATTTTTGACGACCGTGTTATAACTTTAATATGGAAGTACGTCTACAAGTAGCCTTGGTGAAAAAGTCCACTTTtatttaacaaatgaaaataatgactGTGCTTAGCGTCCAAATTCCTCCtctatagccggccgatgtggccgagcggttctaggcgcgtcagtccagaaccgcgctgctgctacggtcgcaggttcgaatcctgcctcgagcttgagtgtgtgtgatgtccgtaggttaggattaagtagttctacgttctaggggactgacgacctcagatgttgagtcccatagtgctcagagccatttgagccatcttgaACCTCGTCTATATGTAAACATCAGCGTGTACACGCGCAGAGTACCTCACCAATTTTTTCGTATCAAAAAGGAAACTTATTTAAGTTTTATAATTTTAAACAGGAATTCTAATGAATCAGCACAATGATGAACTAAATTGGTACGGGACGTTTCTACAATACGTCATCATAATTTTAAGCCTACATGTCTTCAGATGTATCCGGGAAGGGCAGGAAGTATGCAGCGTGCTGCAGAAACGGGCCACGCCTGTATAGTTTCTTCTAAGAAAGAGGATAGTTGAGGTAGCACTGTGCTGGTACACAGaactaactggtctgttgtttccgCAGTGGAAGCACCACGGCAGCTACGCGCCCTCGAGCACCGTCTCAGTGCAGGACGTGCCCGTGTACGTGCCGGTGGCCAACAGCGTCTCCAGCGTCTCCAGCGGCCACAAGGTGCACTACGACGACGTCCCTGTGCTGATCGGCAGCAGCGGAGTCAAACACGTGAAGACGGACGACTCCCAGAAGGCGGTGCCCGTCGTCATCCCCATCAGCATCAACATCAGCACCGGCAAGGAGGACAAGTCCCCGGCGGCTAAGCACCCGGACGTCCCGATAGTCATTGGCAAACCTCCAGCTGCCTCCAGTAACGTGCCGCCGGACGTCCCCGTCGTCTACGGACTCAACCTAGGTGAGACATCCTTTGCGTAAGTGCCTGCAAGAGTGTCATTGTTATTGATGTTGTCCTTGGTCCGAAGACTGTTTCGAACAGCTGTCCATgacagtctatcctgtgcaagcctcttcatcttggcataactactgcagcctacatccacttGTGTACTGTAGTTAAGCCatggccttcctctacagtttctgtctcatacatctcaccCAGTTACCAAATTATCTACCCCTTGATAGATTTTTTTGTGTCAACCCGTCCATTCTGCCTGTCAAATCTGTTTTCTTCcctattcgattcagtacctcttcggtACTTacacgatctatccatctaatcttcagcattcgtctgtagcacattgCAAAAGCTTACATTTATTTgaattcacttctgtacatggctgcaCCCCAGACAAATAGCTTCGTAAAAGTCTTTCTAACTCTTAAATTTTTACTAGTGAAACCTgcttggtaggtactcagagagcgcacggAATAAagttatgattgtggatggggccgtaaacgaTTGCGAGTTGCACAATGAAacaaacaactttatttttctaagaaccacttatttacacatttcttcaaaaaatcacaattagacaatacggctgaaggtATAGTCActgaaaacttgagatgctttctggactGAAGgcccaaaaacaaattttaaacaatggCTGAATGCCTGAACAAcatgtcagacaaacaatttaaaataaaccccttccttcttataaaaaattttcctttaaagaatgcaCACGGGTGAAGGCCTTATGAAAAGGGGTTCACATAaatcgtcggctgaaggccacacataacacatcgaacaactaacggcttaggacttggattacaaacaatttcagatggaacaaattttaaggaaatttgttttaataaaatcttcaaaattttaatttaacacggctgaagtcctttatgtaaaatttaaacaaaaactgAATTAGTACGCGactgaaggcctcgcacaatacttcaaactaaaatgaaaatcacaatctaaaagaaacagaacaagtggtgctcagaagtgttccaaaggTCAGCCTGAAAAGGTAGTTCAAACGTAAggcgaggtgagacaggcagccaagagttgaagttaaataattggATGGCAACCAAAACTAGGGACAGCCCAGTGACCGACCAACAATTGAACCAATTCCCTTGTCTCCGACCAATGGCACAACGATAGAAAATATCGAccgaggacgaggatacgaacactactactacgtcttcagaaattggcgtctaaaaacagccgagggaacaataaccactctaagcaaaatatgaaccaaacaactttaaaggctgtcgaactacacgccttgccggacagcatcaacaagacgaggaaaggcacactgccggaaaactacgctaatgaCCAGGGCAGGGAACTGGGTCGTTAACtgtcacagggcagaaaataccgctggtgcacttcactcgcaagtaacagtcaatttcataattaatcacaatataggaagatggctgcaagatttcgccgactacaacacatcatacgttgctgcAAGCCAAAAAGGCCCAAggagcaacaacccgcaaatgaacgaagagatgtcgcaCTAGTTGGGGTTTCATAATAAGTTAACTGATCattcaacttcagcgtccaggttcgttGGTCAACCGACAGTGCGTGCACGCTGCCAGCGATCACGGCGTGCCCTCACGCTGCACAGACTTGCTTGCTGCTCTGTTCCAACCAACTGACTAACACCAGAatacagacagcattaaaataacttctCAGGCAAAACCACTCAAGCTACACACGATTCCACAaagcacttccacaaacaactagaACAATACTAAAACGAGTCTCTGTGGAAAAACTAggaggaatcacaagtcgacacacacagagaacccggaagtggtcggcgaccaaatacacgtcgtccgatgagacgaccgatcgaacgaccaaccaagg
The Schistocerca gregaria isolate iqSchGreg1 chromosome 1, iqSchGreg1.2, whole genome shotgun sequence genome window above contains:
- the LOC126346522 gene encoding uncharacterized protein LOC126346522 isoform X2 codes for the protein MAATPLLSLLLLAAAATTGLCVEVSNKLDFWEEEETDAHENEVEPRPPPLTVVDVHVLVANGSAGSTDKHRDVPIYVPVELVTPKPATSRPWKHHGSYAPSSTVSVQDVPVYVPVANSVSSVSSGHKVHYDDVPVLIGSSGVKHVKTDDSQKAVPVVIPISINISTGKEDKSPAAKHPDVPIVIGKPPAASSNVPPDVPVVYGLNLGLPAFAGGR